One window from the genome of Paracoccus zhejiangensis encodes:
- a CDS encoding sialidase family protein: MTVDEIAASMDGRLATTTPGRDEAFLPSPAVQNHASFLVELPDGAVICTWFGGSLEGKSDISIRAAILLPGATQWGPVSTLSDDPDHSEQNPVIFPAPDGQLWLFHTSQPSGNQDECRVRMARLTREGDRLRAEAGAYIDLPRGCFIRAQLQVQSNGSWLLPLFRCVQRPGQKWTGSHDVAAVAISPDQGKSWSYQEVPGSVGSVHMCPVDTGARLSAFYRRRQADFVCRSDSLDGGRSWSAPVATDVPNNNSSLAATRLASGQVALICNPINAEMSPDRRASLYDELGEEDGRPDADPQGGCTPIWGVPRAPAALCLSTDGGASFPERYLIEDGDGACLSNNSLDGKNHELSYPWLLETTDGALHLSYTFHRRAIKHVRLAPGWRERLTRL; this comes from the coding sequence ATGACCGTTGACGAGATTGCCGCTTCGATGGATGGCCGCCTTGCGACCACCACACCGGGCCGGGACGAGGCCTTCCTGCCCTCGCCCGCCGTCCAGAACCACGCCTCGTTCCTGGTCGAACTGCCCGATGGCGCGGTGATCTGCACCTGGTTCGGCGGCTCGCTTGAAGGCAAGTCCGACATTTCCATCCGCGCGGCTATCCTTTTGCCCGGTGCAACCCAATGGGGACCGGTCTCGACGCTCAGCGACGATCCCGATCATTCCGAACAGAACCCGGTGATCTTCCCGGCGCCGGATGGGCAGTTGTGGCTGTTCCACACCTCGCAGCCCTCGGGCAATCAGGATGAATGCCGGGTGCGCATGGCCCGGCTGACCCGCGAGGGCGACCGGCTCCGGGCCGAGGCGGGCGCCTATATCGACCTGCCGCGCGGCTGCTTCATCCGGGCGCAATTGCAGGTGCAGAGCAATGGGTCATGGCTGCTGCCGCTGTTCCGCTGTGTCCAGCGACCGGGGCAGAAATGGACCGGAAGCCACGATGTGGCCGCCGTCGCGATCTCGCCCGATCAGGGGAAAAGCTGGTCCTATCAGGAGGTTCCTGGCTCGGTCGGCTCGGTCCATATGTGCCCGGTCGATACCGGTGCGCGGCTTTCGGCCTTCTATCGCCGGCGTCAGGCCGATTTCGTCTGCCGCTCGGACAGCCTCGATGGCGGGCGCAGTTGGTCGGCCCCGGTAGCGACGGATGTGCCGAACAACAATTCCTCACTGGCGGCGACCCGGCTGGCGTCGGGCCAGGTCGCGCTGATCTGCAACCCGATCAATGCCGAGATGTCACCCGACCGCCGGGCCTCGCTCTATGACGAGCTGGGCGAAGAGGATGGCCGGCCCGACGCGGACCCGCAGGGCGGCTGCACCCCGATCTGGGGCGTGCCGCGCGCGCCGGCGGCGCTGTGCCTCTCGACCGATGGCGGGGCCAGTTTTCCCGAACGCTACTTGATCGAGGATGGCGATGGCGCCTGCCTGTCCAACAACTCGCTGGACGGCAAGAACCACGAACTGTCCTATCCCTGGCTGCTGGAGACGACGGACGGGGCGCTGCATCTGAGCTATACCTTCCACCGCCGCGCCATCAAGCACGTGCGTCTGGCTCCGGGCTGGCGCGAGCGGCTGACCCGGCTGTGA
- a CDS encoding ABC transporter permease, which translates to MKKFLFKRAISSAISLLLLIVAVFFLSRLTGDPTDLYLPVDASQEARDNFRAINGLDQPLIVQFGRYVWDVLHLDFGDSIRRARPALEVVIEAFAWTLQLALITMFLVSLAAIILGSLAAFKVGGFFDRIATFFSLIGAAAPDFWVAIVAIVIFSLGLGWLPTSGTGTPLHWVLPIAVLFIRPFGLILQVVRGSMINALSSAYVKTARAKGVTPKKQIFVHALRNGMLPVITVIGDQAAGMLNGAVIVETIFGFPGVGKLMIDSILQRDFSVILAAIMVTAIAIFLMNILIDLAYAALDPRIRY; encoded by the coding sequence ATGAAGAAATTTCTGTTCAAACGGGCAATTTCCAGCGCCATCTCGCTGCTCTTGCTGATCGTTGCCGTCTTCTTCCTGTCGCGCCTGACCGGCGATCCGACGGACCTTTACCTGCCGGTCGATGCCAGCCAGGAGGCGCGTGACAATTTCCGCGCCATCAACGGGCTGGATCAGCCGCTGATCGTGCAGTTCGGCCGCTATGTCTGGGATGTGCTGCATCTGGATTTCGGCGACTCGATCCGCCGCGCCCGCCCGGCGCTCGAGGTGGTGATCGAGGCCTTCGCCTGGACACTGCAACTGGCGCTGATCACCATGTTCCTGGTCTCGCTGGCGGCGATCATTCTCGGCTCGCTGGCGGCCTTCAAGGTCGGTGGCTTCTTCGACCGCATCGCCACCTTCTTCTCGCTGATCGGCGCCGCCGCCCCGGATTTCTGGGTCGCCATCGTCGCCATCGTCATCTTCTCGCTTGGCCTCGGCTGGCTGCCCACATCCGGAACCGGCACGCCCCTGCACTGGGTCCTGCCCATTGCGGTTCTCTTCATCCGGCCCTTCGGCCTGATCCTGCAGGTTGTGCGCGGCTCGATGATCAACGCGCTCTCCTCAGCCTATGTGAAGACCGCCCGCGCCAAGGGCGTGACGCCGAAGAAGCAGATCTTCGTCCATGCGCTTCGCAATGGCATGCTGCCGGTCATTACCGTCATCGGCGATCAGGCGGCGGGGATGCTGAACGGGGCGGTGATCGTCGAGACCATCTTCGGCTTTCCCGGCGTCGGCAAGCTGATGATCGATTCGATCCTGCAGCGCGACTTCTCGGTGATCCTCGCGGCGATCATGGTCACGGCCATCGCCATCTTCCTGATGAACATCCTGATCGACCTGGCCTATGCCGCGCTCGATCCCCGCATCCGCTATTAG
- a CDS encoding ABC transporter permease, which yields MTQATASAAPEKERSGFRTWLSLLWADKLAFFAAVFLIIVLLCAILGPWLLDGVATKQNLRGRNAPPFDLSRGFMMILGGDQLGRPLLARLIVAAGNTMAVAGGAVLLAMLIGSTLGLIAGYSRGRMAELIPRLADVIMSFPSLLLAVIVLYMLDPSVGNIILVLAITRIPVYLRTTRAEVLEVRERMFVQAATVMGAPTRRIIFRHILPMILPTILTIATLDFSFVMLAESSLSFLGIGIQPPEITWGLMVSQGRPYLTSAWWLSFWPGLAIILTTLSLNLLSNWMRVALDPVQRWRLEIGARKHG from the coding sequence ATGACCCAAGCAACCGCATCCGCGGCCCCCGAGAAGGAACGCAGCGGCTTTCGCACCTGGCTTTCACTGCTCTGGGCCGACAAGCTGGCGTTCTTCGCCGCCGTCTTCCTGATCATCGTGCTCCTCTGCGCCATCCTTGGCCCCTGGCTTCTGGACGGCGTGGCCACCAAGCAGAACCTGCGCGGCCGCAATGCCCCGCCCTTCGATCTGTCGCGCGGCTTCATGATGATCCTCGGCGGCGACCAGCTGGGCCGGCCGCTGCTGGCGCGGCTGATCGTGGCGGCAGGAAATACCATGGCCGTCGCCGGCGGTGCGGTGCTGCTGGCCATGCTGATCGGCTCGACCCTCGGCCTGATCGCCGGCTATTCCCGTGGCCGCATGGCGGAACTGATCCCGCGTCTCGCCGACGTGATCATGTCCTTCCCCTCGCTCCTGCTGGCCGTGATCGTCCTCTACATGCTGGACCCCTCGGTCGGGAACATCATCCTTGTCCTCGCCATCACCCGCATCCCGGTCTACCTGCGCACCACCCGCGCCGAGGTGCTGGAGGTGCGCGAGCGGATGTTCGTGCAGGCCGCAACCGTCATGGGCGCGCCGACGCGGCGGATCATTTTTCGCCACATCCTGCCGATGATACTGCCCACCATCCTGACCATCGCCACGCTGGATTTCTCCTTCGTGATGCTGGCGGAAAGCTCGCTTTCCTTCCTCGGCATCGGCATCCAGCCTCCCGAGATCACCTGGGGCCTGATGGTCAGCCAGGGCCGGCCCTATCTGACCAGCGCCTGGTGGCTCTCGTTCTGGCCGGGTCTGGCGATCATCCTGACCACGCTGTCGCTGAACCTTCTGTCGAACTGGATGCGCGTCGCGCTGGACCCGGTGCAACGCTGGCGCCTTGAAATCGGAGCACGGAAACATGGCTGA
- a CDS encoding FadR/GntR family transcriptional regulator: MTYDKAKPRTTLADKVYHLLFTRITNGEYEVNQKLPPENALSVEFGVSRPILRAAMERLRDEGLIYSRQGAGSYVRLPVNAPVGFARVETLADIQRCYEFRLTLESDATRLAAGRRNQSALEEIDRALALLRDATGSMQHREDADFAFHLAIAKASNNQYYEATMRALRDHINVGMKMHGQSLMSDGAKGLEDVLAEHTAIREAIQDKRGEDAARLMRGHIEQSRDRLFGGGLIDLQMRN, from the coding sequence ATGACCTATGACAAGGCCAAGCCCAGGACCACGCTGGCCGACAAGGTCTATCACCTGCTGTTCACCCGCATCACCAATGGCGAATACGAGGTGAACCAGAAACTGCCACCGGAAAACGCCCTGTCGGTCGAATTCGGCGTCTCGCGCCCGATCCTCCGCGCGGCGATGGAGCGGCTGAGGGACGAGGGGCTGATTTATTCGCGGCAGGGGGCGGGCAGCTATGTCCGTCTGCCGGTCAATGCCCCCGTGGGCTTTGCACGGGTCGAGACATTGGCCGATATCCAGCGCTGCTATGAGTTTCGCCTGACGCTGGAATCCGATGCCACGCGGCTGGCGGCAGGGCGTCGCAACCAGTCGGCGCTGGAGGAAATCGACCGGGCACTGGCGCTTTTGCGCGACGCGACCGGCTCGATGCAGCACCGCGAGGATGCCGACTTCGCCTTTCACCTCGCCATCGCGAAAGCCTCGAACAATCAATATTACGAGGCCACGATGCGGGCGCTTCGCGACCATATCAACGTCGGCATGAAGATGCATGGCCAGTCGCTGATGAGCGATGGCGCCAAGGGGCTGGAGGATGTGCTGGCCGAACATACCGCCATCCGCGAGGCGATCCAGGACAAGCGGGGCGAGGATGCGGCGCGGCTGATGCGCGGGCATATCGAGCAATCGCGCGACCGGCTGTTCGGCGGCGGGTTGATCGATCTGCAGATGCGGAATTGA
- a CDS encoding ABC transporter substrate-binding protein, which produces MNCRATLLGGVTLLALSAPAFAADTDVIIALNEELETVEPCMASQSNIGRVILQNISETLTELNTEDGSLMPRLAESWEDMGNGTWRFHLRPGVTFSDGSAFDAADVKHSIERTVSPDLTCEIGAKFFGGMTLTTAVVDDATVDITSDPAQPILPLLFSTLTIVPSETAMEFTRQPVGTGPYVLSEWNAGQNIILDRRDDYWGEAPVVTKATYLFRTDDAVRAAMVPAGEADIVPLINQNDATNPATDFAYPNSETTYLRLDSSKAPLDDIRIREAMNLAVDREAFLGTLVPADATLATHMTPPTALGADVDLGVPAYDPDRARALIEEAKAAGVPVDTEITLIGRLGNYPNVTEVLEALQQMFADVGLNVKLEMVEVAEWVEHYSKPFAAGDVPAMVSAMHDNNRGDPVFSMYFKYACDGLQSGICDEELDKLIADATAATGDARAEAWRAAFQKAHDLWADIFLFHMVGFSRVSERLDFKPTIATNSELQLSQIKFK; this is translated from the coding sequence ATGAACTGTCGCGCAACCCTGCTGGGCGGGGTGACCTTGCTTGCCTTGTCGGCACCCGCCTTTGCCGCCGATACCGATGTCATCATCGCGCTGAACGAAGAGCTTGAAACGGTCGAACCCTGCATGGCCTCGCAGTCGAATATCGGCCGCGTCATCCTGCAGAACATCTCCGAAACGCTGACCGAGTTGAACACCGAGGACGGCTCGCTGATGCCGCGTCTGGCGGAAAGCTGGGAGGATATGGGTAACGGCACCTGGCGCTTTCACCTGCGCCCCGGCGTGACCTTCTCGGACGGTTCGGCCTTTGATGCCGCCGACGTCAAGCATTCGATCGAGCGCACGGTCTCGCCCGACCTGACCTGCGAGATCGGTGCCAAGTTCTTCGGCGGCATGACCCTGACCACGGCGGTGGTCGATGACGCGACGGTCGACATCACCTCGGACCCGGCCCAGCCGATCCTGCCGCTTCTGTTCTCGACCCTGACCATCGTGCCCTCGGAAACTGCGATGGAGTTCACCCGCCAGCCGGTCGGCACCGGCCCCTATGTGCTGAGCGAATGGAACGCCGGGCAGAACATCATCCTGGACCGCCGCGATGATTACTGGGGCGAGGCGCCGGTGGTGACCAAGGCCACCTATCTGTTCCGCACCGATGACGCGGTACGCGCCGCCATGGTGCCGGCGGGCGAGGCCGATATCGTGCCGCTGATCAACCAGAACGACGCCACCAACCCGGCAACCGATTTCGCCTATCCGAACTCGGAAACCACCTATCTGCGTCTCGACAGCAGCAAGGCGCCGCTGGATGACATCCGCATCCGCGAGGCGATGAACCTGGCGGTCGACCGCGAGGCGTTCCTTGGCACGCTGGTGCCGGCCGATGCCACGCTGGCCACGCATATGACGCCCCCGACCGCGCTTGGCGCCGATGTCGATCTGGGCGTGCCGGCCTATGACCCCGACCGCGCCCGCGCACTGATCGAGGAAGCCAAGGCCGCCGGTGTGCCGGTCGATACCGAGATCACCCTGATCGGTCGTCTGGGGAACTATCCCAACGTGACCGAGGTGCTGGAAGCCCTGCAGCAGATGTTCGCCGATGTCGGGCTGAACGTGAAGCTCGAGATGGTCGAGGTGGCGGAATGGGTCGAGCATTATTCGAAACCCTTCGCAGCTGGTGACGTCCCGGCGATGGTTTCGGCCATGCATGACAACAATCGCGGCGATCCGGTCTTCTCGATGTATTTCAAATATGCCTGCGACGGGTTGCAGTCGGGCATCTGCGACGAGGAACTGGACAAGCTGATCGCCGATGCCACCGCGGCGACGGGCGATGCCCGGGCCGAGGCCTGGCGCGCGGCCTTCCAGAAGGCGCATGACCTCTGGGCCGATATCTTCCTGTTCCACATGGTGGGCTTCAGCCGCGTCTCGGAACGGCTGGACTTCAAGCCGACCATCGCCACGAACTCGGAGCTGCAGCTTTCGCAGATCAAGTTCAAGTAA
- a CDS encoding DMT family transporter, with amino-acid sequence MQDRNAITGVAIMALVALGGAVDSAIVRLLAGEVHPFVIGFTRVSFGLLAMLPLILTRPGILRTQARFSHVLRAALKLGSLVAVFTALQAAPLATVTAIGFAAPIFVTLGAWLFLSEKPGPLRLMGLVLGFAGIVVILAPSIGLGEGEALMLALLGALLTAAIQLMLKVMGRTERADTLVAWNLIVSVPLAALPAWYFWTTPTATQWGLLALQGVIGTVSQLGVTRAFQLADASLVAPVDFLRLPFVAAMAWFVFSELSPISTWAGAALIFAAILLMAASARGRQAVVQG; translated from the coding sequence ATGCAGGACCGCAATGCCATCACGGGGGTCGCGATCATGGCGCTGGTGGCGCTTGGCGGCGCCGTGGACAGCGCCATCGTGCGGTTGCTGGCGGGCGAGGTTCATCCCTTTGTGATCGGTTTCACCCGCGTGAGCTTCGGCCTTCTGGCGATGCTGCCGCTGATCCTGACCCGGCCCGGTATCCTGCGGACACAGGCGCGCTTCAGCCATGTCCTGCGGGCGGCGCTGAAGCTCGGCTCGCTGGTCGCGGTCTTTACCGCGCTGCAGGCGGCGCCGCTGGCCACGGTCACCGCCATCGGCTTTGCCGCGCCGATCTTCGTCACCCTTGGCGCATGGCTGTTCCTGTCCGAGAAGCCGGGGCCGCTGCGGCTCATGGGGCTAGTTCTGGGCTTTGCCGGGATCGTGGTGATTCTGGCCCCATCCATCGGGCTGGGTGAGGGTGAGGCGCTGATGCTGGCGCTGCTGGGTGCGCTTCTGACGGCGGCGATCCAGCTGATGCTGAAGGTCATGGGCCGGACCGAGCGTGCCGATACGCTGGTGGCCTGGAATCTGATCGTCTCGGTGCCTTTGGCCGCGCTGCCGGCCTGGTATTTCTGGACTACGCCCACTGCCACGCAATGGGGGCTGCTGGCGCTGCAGGGCGTCATCGGCACCGTTTCGCAACTGGGCGTCACCCGGGCGTTCCAGTTGGCCGATGCCTCGCTGGTCGCGCCGGTCGATTTCCTGCGCCTGCCCTTCGTCGCCGCCATGGCCTGGTTCGTCTTCAGCGAGCTTTCACCGATCTCGACCTGGGCCGGCGCGGCGCTGATCTTTGCCGCCATCCTCTTGATGGCCGCCTCGGCGCGCGGGCGTCAGGCCGTGGTGCAGGGCTGA
- a CDS encoding 2-hydroxyacid dehydrogenase: MSKPDVMMLYPMRPKAMEQLEAAYTLHRADLAGDKAAFIALHGPKCRTIATNGHEPVTREMIAAMPKLELVACSSAGFESFDLVAMAERGVKLTNTSSALSDDVADTAIMLMLAARRSLVAAEAYVRSGDWAKKGMFPLQRTISGKRLGIVGMGTIGQEIARRAEAMRMHVSYWNRRPKDVPWQFQTDLLQLASDSDVLVVIVAGGEGTRGLISAEVMAALGPQGLLVNVSRGSVVDEPALIAALTSGALGQAALDVFASEPDPDPALTALPNVTLFPHHASGTVETRDAMAQLVVDNLAAFYAGQPLLTPVDLAAYVPAPAEG, from the coding sequence ATGTCGAAACCCGATGTGATGATGCTCTATCCAATGCGCCCCAAGGCGATGGAGCAGCTTGAGGCAGCCTATACGCTGCACCGCGCCGATCTGGCGGGTGACAAGGCGGCCTTCATCGCCCTGCACGGGCCGAAATGCCGGACCATCGCCACCAACGGGCACGAGCCGGTGACGCGCGAGATGATCGCCGCCATGCCGAAGCTGGAACTGGTCGCCTGTTCCAGTGCCGGTTTCGAAAGCTTTGACCTTGTTGCGATGGCCGAGCGTGGGGTGAAGCTGACCAATACCTCATCCGCGCTCAGCGATGACGTGGCCGACACGGCGATCATGCTGATGCTCGCGGCGCGGCGATCGCTGGTCGCGGCCGAGGCCTATGTCCGCTCGGGTGACTGGGCCAAAAAGGGCATGTTCCCGTTGCAGCGCACCATCTCGGGCAAGCGGCTCGGCATCGTCGGCATGGGCACGATCGGGCAGGAGATCGCCCGCCGGGCCGAGGCGATGCGGATGCACGTCAGCTATTGGAACCGCAGGCCGAAGGATGTGCCGTGGCAGTTCCAGACTGATCTGCTGCAGCTTGCCAGCGACAGCGACGTTTTGGTTGTCATCGTCGCCGGTGGCGAGGGCACGCGCGGGCTGATCTCGGCCGAGGTGATGGCGGCTCTGGGGCCGCAGGGCCTTCTGGTCAATGTCTCGCGCGGCTCGGTGGTGGATGAACCGGCGCTGATCGCGGCGCTGACCTCGGGCGCGCTCGGTCAGGCGGCGCTGGATGTCTTTGCCAGCGAACCCGACCCCGACCCGGCGCTGACGGCGCTGCCCAATGTGACGCTGTTTCCGCATCACGCCTCGGGCACGGTCGAGACGCGGGACGCGATGGCGCAGCTGGTCGTGGACAACCTCGCCGCCTTCTATGCCGGCCAGCCGCTGCTGACGCCGGTCGATCTCGCGGCCTATGTGCCAGCCCCTGCCGAGGGATGA
- a CDS encoding four-carbon acid sugar kinase family protein, whose amino-acid sequence MTYRVLIIADDLTGALDSGSAFAMRGHATRVLLDPADLPAALTDPDLQVIAIATGTREVPVAEAAQAVQRIAEASAGFDGILFKKIDSRMKGHIAAELAALRGVFPLPVLAVPAIPRLARVVADGCVTGAGIGTPIAIAPALGIEARIPKATSDAEIDAVLPDALDQVIHAGAAGLAEALARALPPGDATAPIDLPLPLLMAIGSRDPVTLAQIAALDSAPLAAPNGAVPPLPVADLSLVRCTPGVEPVSPAQAAENFATGIARELRRNPPRTLFACGGETAHAILRKLGITTLDLLGEILPGIPVARTLDGKLTVITKSGGFGGPGALTQLTGKFVK is encoded by the coding sequence GTGACCTATCGCGTCCTCATCATCGCCGATGACCTGACCGGCGCCTTGGACAGCGGTTCCGCCTTCGCCATGCGCGGACATGCCACCCGGGTTCTTCTGGACCCCGCCGATCTGCCCGCTGCGCTGACCGATCCTGATCTGCAGGTCATCGCCATTGCCACCGGCACGCGCGAGGTGCCTGTGGCCGAGGCCGCGCAGGCGGTGCAGCGCATCGCCGAAGCTTCGGCGGGCTTCGACGGCATCCTGTTCAAGAAGATCGACAGCCGGATGAAGGGACATATCGCCGCCGAACTAGCGGCCCTGCGGGGTGTCTTTCCACTGCCGGTGCTTGCCGTCCCGGCGATCCCGCGGCTCGCGCGAGTGGTCGCCGATGGCTGCGTTACCGGCGCGGGGATCGGAACGCCGATCGCCATAGCCCCGGCACTCGGTATCGAAGCCCGCATTCCCAAAGCCACCAGCGATGCCGAGATTGACGCCGTCCTGCCGGACGCGCTGGATCAGGTGATCCATGCCGGCGCCGCCGGTCTGGCCGAGGCGCTGGCCCGCGCACTGCCGCCGGGCGATGCCACGGCCCCGATTGATCTGCCGCTGCCACTGCTGATGGCCATCGGCTCGCGCGATCCGGTGACGCTGGCGCAGATCGCGGCGCTGGACAGCGCCCCCCTTGCCGCGCCCAACGGCGCGGTTCCGCCCTTGCCGGTGGCCGACCTGAGTCTCGTCCGGTGTACGCCCGGTGTTGAACCTGTGTCACCCGCTCAAGCCGCAGAGAACTTTGCAACCGGCATCGCCCGAGAGCTGCGCCGCAACCCGCCCCGTACCCTCTTCGCCTGCGGCGGCGAAACCGCACATGCCATCCTGCGGAAGCTCGGCATCACCACCCTTGATTTGCTTGGTGAAATCCTGCCCGGCATTCCCGTCGCCCGCACGCTTGACGGCAAGCTGACCGTCATCACCAAATCCGGCGGCTTCGGCGGGCCCGGTGCCTTGACGCAGTTGACTGGAAAATTTGTCAAATGA
- a CDS encoding ABC transporter ATP-binding protein, whose product MAEPLLEVRNLSVTFHTARGPVEAVRNVSWQVAPGEVLAILGESGSGKSVSASAVMDLIDCPPGEITSGEIIYRGRDLLKMSAAERRDINGKRIAMIFQDPLSHLNPVYTVGWQIEEALTTHGTPQDKARVETIALLDKVGIPNPEASARKYPHQFSGGQRQRLMIAMALALRPDVLIADEPTTALDVTVQAQILALLEQLQHETGMALLIITHDLGVVAEIADRVVVMNAGEIVEQGTAAEVYANPQHAYTKRLIGAAPGKGAIHDDPPTTEPILLLQNVCKKYGEFEALKGCSFELCEGETLAIVGESGSGKSTTARVLLRLEEPTSGRAMYHGRDLFALSPRELFELRRDIQMVFQDPTQSLNPRMTVYQIISEAWAIHPEILPKARWRDRVAELLGQVGLKPEHAHRYPHQFSGGQRQRIAIARALALEPRVIVCDEAVSALDVQVQAQVIELLDKLKDEFGLSYIFIAHDLPVVRDFADRVIVMQKGQIVEQGPVREIFENPRETYTQNLLAASLDPDPEVQARRRAERLSKEVA is encoded by the coding sequence ATGGCTGAGCCCCTTCTGGAAGTCCGCAACCTTTCCGTCACCTTCCACACCGCCCGTGGCCCGGTCGAGGCCGTCCGCAATGTCAGCTGGCAGGTCGCGCCGGGCGAGGTGCTGGCGATCCTTGGCGAATCCGGCTCGGGCAAGTCGGTCTCGGCCTCGGCGGTGATGGATCTGATCGATTGCCCGCCGGGCGAGATCACCAGCGGCGAAATCATTTATCGCGGTCGTGACCTGTTGAAGATGAGCGCCGCCGAACGCCGCGACATCAATGGCAAGCGCATCGCCATGATCTTTCAGGACCCGCTGAGCCATCTGAACCCGGTCTATACCGTCGGCTGGCAGATCGAGGAGGCCCTGACCACCCATGGCACGCCGCAGGACAAGGCGCGGGTGGAAACCATCGCGCTTCTGGACAAGGTCGGCATCCCCAACCCCGAAGCCTCGGCGCGGAAATACCCGCACCAGTTCTCGGGCGGGCAGCGGCAGCGCCTGATGATCGCGATGGCGCTGGCGCTGCGCCCCGACGTGCTGATCGCCGACGAGCCGACCACCGCGCTCGACGTGACGGTGCAGGCGCAGATCCTCGCGCTTCTGGAGCAGTTGCAGCACGAGACCGGGATGGCGCTTCTGATCATCACCCATGATCTGGGCGTCGTGGCCGAGATCGCCGACCGGGTGGTGGTGATGAACGCCGGCGAGATCGTCGAGCAGGGCACGGCCGCCGAGGTCTATGCCAATCCCCAGCACGCCTATACCAAGCGGCTGATCGGCGCGGCGCCGGGCAAGGGCGCGATCCATGACGATCCGCCCACGACCGAGCCTATCCTGCTTCTGCAGAATGTCTGCAAGAAGTACGGGGAATTCGAGGCGCTGAAGGGCTGCAGTTTCGAGCTGTGCGAGGGCGAGACGCTGGCCATCGTCGGCGAATCCGGTTCGGGCAAATCGACCACGGCCCGAGTGCTGCTGCGGCTCGAGGAACCGACCAGCGGGCGGGCGATGTATCACGGGCGCGACCTCTTCGCCCTGTCGCCGCGCGAATTGTTCGAGCTGCGGCGTGACATCCAGATGGTGTTTCAGGACCCGACGCAAAGCCTCAACCCGCGCATGACGGTCTATCAGATCATCTCGGAAGCCTGGGCGATCCATCCCGAGATCCTGCCCAAGGCGCGCTGGCGCGATCGGGTGGCCGAGCTTTTGGGTCAGGTCGGGCTGAAGCCCGAACACGCCCACCGCTATCCGCACCAGTTCTCCGGCGGCCAGCGCCAGCGCATCGCCATCGCCCGCGCCCTTGCGCTGGAACCGCGCGTCATCGTCTGCGACGAGGCGGTTTCGGCCCTTGACGTGCAGGTTCAGGCGCAGGTGATCGAGCTTCTGGACAAGCTGAAGGATGAATTCGGCCTCAGCTACATCTTCATCGCCCATGACCTGCCGGTGGTGCGCGACTTTGCCGACCGGGTGATCGTCATGCAGAAGGGCCAGATCGTCGAACAGGGCCCGGTGCGCGAGATCTTCGAGAACCCGCGCGAAACCTATACCCAAAATCTGCTGGCGGCTTCGCTGGACCCCGATCCCGAGGTTCAGGCCCGCCGCCGCGCCGAACGACTGTCGAAGGAGGTTGCCTGA
- a CDS encoding SDR family NAD(P)-dependent oxidoreductase: MSRGAVLVTGASSGIGLAIAQALLAEGFSVIGLSRSAPKGLGEGFTHLPVDLTDPVALTAALGDLPPLAGVVHAAGLLRVGRHDAFDFTDGARMWQLHVETSARLIGALAPRLSDGGRIVLIGSRVARGAPGRALYAASKAALSGLVRSVAAELAPRGITVNIVAPGATDTPMLRDPERASEAPKLPPIGRMIRPEEVAATVAFLLSPLAGAITGQEIVICGGASL; encoded by the coding sequence ATGAGCCGGGGCGCTGTGCTGGTGACAGGGGCCAGTTCCGGCATCGGGCTGGCCATCGCGCAGGCGCTGCTGGCCGAGGGGTTTTCGGTCATCGGCCTGTCGCGCAGCGCGCCTAAGGGCTTGGGCGAGGGTTTTACCCATCTGCCGGTCGATCTGACTGATCCGGTGGCGCTGACTGCCGCACTCGGGGACCTGCCGCCACTGGCGGGCGTGGTCCATGCGGCGGGGCTGCTGCGCGTCGGGCGGCATGACGCCTTCGATTTCACCGATGGCGCGCGCATGTGGCAATTGCATGTCGAGACCTCGGCCCGGCTGATCGGGGCGCTGGCCCCGCGCCTGTCGGATGGCGGCCGGATCGTGCTGATCGGCAGCCGGGTGGCGCGCGGCGCGCCGGGCCGGGCGCTCTATGCGGCCTCCAAGGCGGCGCTGTCGGGTCTGGTGCGATCCGTCGCCGCCGAGCTGGCCCCGCGCGGCATCACCGTCAATATCGTCGCCCCCGGCGCCACCGACACGCCGATGCTGCGCGACCCCGAACGCGCCAGCGAGGCGCCGAAATTGCCGCCCATCGGCCGGATGATCCGACCCGAAGAAGTCGCGGCAACCGTCGCCTTCCTGCTGTCGCCACTTGCAGGCGCCATCACCGGGCAGGAGATCGTCATCTGCGGCGGGGCGTCTTTGTGA